Proteins encoded together in one Catellatospora citrea window:
- a CDS encoding fumarate hydratase yields the protein MSTLFRVTDFAYSSLLPLGADTTDYRLVTDEGVDVVSGPGGRKFLTIEPEIFTQLTAEAMHDIAHYLRPAHLAQLTSIIDDPLSSPNDRFVAKDLLHNANIAAGGVLPMCQDTGTAIVMGKRGRHVLTDGDDEANIARGVYEAYTSLNLRYSQLAPLTTWDERNTGTNLPAQIELYAEDPDGHPDAYKFLFMAKGGGSANKSYLYQETKALLNPTSFMRFLDEKLRLIGTSACPPYHLAIVIGGTSAEHALKTAKLASAKYLDNLPAQGSMLAHGFRDVELEAEVLELTRNFGIGAQFGGRYFCHDVRVIRLPRHGASCPVAIAVSCSADRQALAKITPSGVWLERLETDPARYLPEVTAEDVSDEVVKIDLNRPMAEIRAELAQHPVKTRLSLSGPLVVARDIAHAKIAERLDAGEPMPQYLRDHAVYYAGPAKTPEGYASGSFGPTTAGRMDAYVEKFQAAGGSYVMLAKGNRSGQVTKACQAYGGFYLGSIGGPAARLAQDCIKKVEVLEYAELGMEAVWKIEVEDFPAFIVVDDKGNDFFAETSKPTLTIGRR from the coding sequence ATGAGTACCCTTTTTCGCGTGACTGACTTCGCCTACTCCTCGCTGCTGCCCCTGGGCGCGGACACCACCGACTACCGCCTCGTCACCGATGAGGGCGTCGACGTCGTCAGCGGGCCGGGTGGGCGCAAGTTCCTCACCATCGAGCCGGAGATCTTCACCCAGCTGACGGCCGAGGCGATGCACGACATCGCGCACTACCTGCGCCCGGCGCACCTGGCCCAGCTCACGTCGATCATCGACGACCCGCTGTCCTCGCCGAACGACCGCTTCGTCGCCAAGGACCTGCTGCACAACGCGAACATCGCGGCCGGCGGCGTGCTGCCGATGTGCCAGGACACCGGCACCGCGATCGTGATGGGCAAGCGCGGCCGGCACGTGCTGACCGACGGCGACGACGAGGCCAACATCGCCCGCGGCGTGTACGAGGCGTACACCAGCCTCAACCTGCGCTACTCGCAGCTCGCGCCGCTGACCACGTGGGACGAGCGCAACACCGGCACCAACCTGCCCGCCCAGATCGAGCTCTACGCCGAGGACCCGGACGGGCACCCGGACGCGTACAAGTTCCTGTTCATGGCCAAGGGCGGCGGCAGCGCCAACAAGTCGTACCTCTACCAGGAGACGAAGGCGCTGCTCAACCCCACCTCGTTCATGCGTTTCCTGGACGAGAAGCTGCGCCTGATCGGCACCAGCGCCTGCCCGCCGTACCACCTGGCGATCGTCATCGGCGGCACGTCGGCCGAGCATGCGCTCAAGACCGCGAAGCTGGCCTCGGCGAAGTACCTGGACAACCTGCCCGCGCAGGGGTCGATGCTGGCGCACGGGTTCCGGGACGTCGAGCTGGAGGCCGAGGTGCTGGAGCTGACCCGCAACTTCGGCATCGGCGCGCAGTTCGGCGGCCGCTACTTCTGCCACGACGTGCGCGTCATCCGGCTGCCCCGGCACGGCGCGTCGTGCCCGGTCGCCATCGCGGTCTCCTGCTCCGCGGACCGCCAGGCCCTCGCCAAGATCACCCCTTCCGGCGTATGGCTGGAGCGGCTGGAGACCGACCCGGCCCGCTACCTGCCCGAGGTCACCGCCGAGGACGTCTCCGACGAGGTCGTCAAGATCGACCTCAACCGGCCGATGGCGGAGATCCGCGCCGAGCTCGCGCAGCACCCGGTGAAGACGCGGCTGTCGCTGTCCGGGCCGCTCGTCGTCGCCCGCGACATCGCCCACGCGAAGATCGCCGAGCGCCTCGACGCCGGTGAGCCCATGCCGCAGTACCTGCGCGACCACGCCGTCTACTACGCCGGACCGGCGAAGACCCCCGAGGGGTACGCGTCCGGCTCCTTCGGCCCGACCACGGCCGGCCGCATGGACGCGTACGTGGAGAAGTTCCAGGCCGCGGGCGGCTCCTACGTGATGCTGGCCAAGGGCAACCGCAGCGGCCAGGTCACCAAGGCCTGCCAGGCGTACGGCGGCTTCTACCTCGGCTCCATCGGCGGCCCCGCCGCCCGGCTCGCCCAGGACTGCATCAAGAAGGTCGAGGTCCTGGAGTACGCGGAGCTCGGCATGGAAGCCGTCTGGAAGATCGAGGTCGAGGACTTCCCCGCCTTCATCGTCGTCGACGACAAGGGCAACGACTTCTTCGCCGAAACCTCCAAACCCACCCTCACCATCGGCCGCCGCTAG
- a CDS encoding endonuclease domain-containing protein, with translation MLRVDRPRRLAWQVFRGSDALRAGLLTAEQLRGDNWTSLGYNVFADSRLDRDHELSCRAFALDLPSRAYFAGPSAAWLHGVEHAAAFGDPVHLVVPAGTRLNQRKHATVHRMLLGDDEVEVRHGHPVTRPLRTCWDLVLWLELVPAVTIIDALLHAKLVTAAELGELAHSRFGRHGAARAAKAFALADGRAESPQESRLRLGLVRAGLPRPELQHPVAVGSRVLHPDLAWPEFKVAIEYDGEWHDAPDQFHLDRRRLNLLVNDGWIVLHVTSRRMRTDFAGIVREAKTALRSRGWRP, from the coding sequence GTGTTACGTGTCGATCGACCCAGGCGACTGGCCTGGCAGGTGTTCCGTGGGTCCGACGCCCTGCGGGCAGGGCTGCTGACAGCCGAGCAACTGCGCGGCGACAACTGGACGAGCCTCGGCTACAACGTCTTCGCCGACAGCCGCCTCGACCGCGACCATGAGCTGAGCTGCCGTGCGTTCGCGCTGGACCTGCCGTCTCGCGCCTACTTCGCCGGGCCGTCCGCCGCGTGGCTGCACGGCGTCGAGCATGCCGCCGCCTTCGGCGACCCCGTACACCTGGTGGTGCCTGCGGGCACCCGACTCAACCAGCGCAAACATGCGACGGTCCACCGCATGCTGCTCGGGGACGACGAGGTCGAGGTCCGCCACGGGCACCCCGTCACCCGGCCGTTGCGTACCTGCTGGGATCTCGTGCTCTGGCTGGAACTCGTGCCCGCGGTCACGATCATCGACGCGTTGCTGCACGCCAAGCTCGTGACCGCGGCCGAGCTGGGCGAGCTGGCCCACAGCCGGTTCGGCCGGCATGGCGCAGCCCGGGCGGCCAAGGCCTTCGCGCTCGCCGACGGCCGGGCCGAGTCACCCCAGGAGTCCCGCCTCCGGCTGGGCCTGGTCCGGGCCGGACTGCCCCGACCCGAGTTGCAGCACCCGGTCGCGGTGGGCAGCCGCGTGCTGCACCCCGATCTGGCCTGGCCGGAATTCAAGGTCGCGATCGAGTACGACGGTGAATGGCACGACGCCCCCGATCAGTTCCACCTCGACCGCCGACGGCTCAACCTGCTCGTCAACGACGGCTGGATCGTCCTGCACGTGACCAGCCGTCGCATGCGCACCGACTTCGCCGGCATCGTCCGCGAGGCCAAAACCGCCCTCCGCTCCCGCGGTTGGCGCCCCTAG